A region of Reichenbachiella carrageenanivorans DNA encodes the following proteins:
- a CDS encoding toxin-antitoxin system YwqK family antitoxin translates to MHLKKCTLYILVILLTPMLSQAQDFYKEVVADTSFRSKGKVYQGKREGQWQFHRRWDGMLVTGYYDHGKPDSVWYKFQNNTIAEAILLEDGQKQGPYNTYDPYGEIITSSHFKDDVLDGSYFEYYDNRQIALSGYYELGKKDSVWTEYSPIGSKNFEKHYQKDLPVGTWTYFHANGRIARIEPYQSGLLNGTVEEYHYNKNKTLAAQYVNGLLDGKYEEYFKDGTLSVEGHYKAGLKTGTWVSMSPDGVMFSIGDYQADHKQGLWKFFYESGALLSEGKYKNNQKDAQWIDYYESGKLNSIGVYQADMKNGLWGHFYENEQLIQDENWKHGLLIDVSDYFSIQGEILPKGTLSKGTGTRNIYFLDGELQLKENYENGLPQGTWTSYHDNGKIAAEEHYEKGEPTGTWKYYTRKGKLKSSRRF, encoded by the coding sequence ATGCATTTGAAAAAATGTACGCTCTACATATTGGTGATCTTATTAACTCCGATGCTTTCTCAAGCACAGGATTTTTATAAAGAAGTAGTCGCTGACACTTCCTTTCGATCCAAAGGGAAAGTCTACCAAGGCAAGCGAGAAGGCCAATGGCAGTTTCATCGCAGATGGGATGGAATGCTTGTGACTGGCTACTACGATCATGGCAAACCTGATAGTGTTTGGTATAAATTTCAAAACAATACCATAGCTGAAGCCATTCTCCTCGAAGATGGTCAAAAGCAAGGTCCTTACAACACTTATGATCCGTATGGCGAAATCATCACCTCTTCCCATTTCAAAGACGACGTATTAGACGGGTCTTATTTTGAATATTATGACAATAGGCAAATTGCACTGTCGGGCTATTATGAACTAGGCAAAAAAGACAGTGTATGGACAGAATATTCGCCAATAGGCAGTAAAAATTTTGAAAAACACTACCAAAAGGACTTACCCGTTGGCACGTGGACTTACTTTCATGCCAATGGAAGAATAGCCAGAATAGAACCTTATCAATCAGGATTGCTCAATGGCACGGTAGAAGAATATCACTACAACAAAAACAAAACACTAGCAGCTCAGTATGTAAACGGCCTCCTTGATGGTAAATATGAAGAATACTTCAAAGACGGTACACTCAGCGTAGAAGGTCATTATAAAGCAGGTTTAAAAACTGGCACTTGGGTGAGTATGTCGCCAGATGGCGTCATGTTTTCCATAGGCGACTATCAAGCAGATCACAAGCAAGGGCTTTGGAAATTTTTCTATGAATCGGGTGCTCTCTTATCCGAAGGTAAATACAAAAACAACCAAAAGGACGCCCAATGGATCGACTACTACGAGTCTGGCAAACTAAACTCTATAGGCGTCTATCAAGCCGATATGAAAAATGGGTTGTGGGGTCATTTTTATGAAAACGAACAACTCATCCAAGACGAAAACTGGAAACACGGCTTACTTATAGATGTGAGTGATTACTTTTCTATACAAGGTGAAATATTGCCTAAAGGCACCCTATCTAAAGGCACTGGCACACGCAACATTTATTTCCTCGATGGAGAATTACAGCTCAAAGAAAATTATGAAAACGGTCTCCCTCAAGGCACATGGACCTCCTACCACGACAATGGAAAAATAGCCGCAGAAGAGCACTACGAAAAAGGCGAACCCACCGGTACTTGGAAATACTACACCCGCAAAGGCAAACTCAAAAGTTCAAGGAGGTTTTAA
- a CDS encoding 3-oxoacyl-ACP synthase III family protein: MKSAKIIGMGHYVPDRIVTNQQLEPLMDTNDAWIQERTGIKERRHIVPGGEDTTSTMAAKASRMAIEKAGVVVDDIDFIVFATLSPDYYFPGPGVMLQKQLGFKKEIGAIDIRNQCSGFVYGISVADQFIKTGMYQTVLVVGSEVHSGGLDMTTRGRGVSVIFGDGAGAAILQATDEAGKGILSTHLHSEGQHAEELALIGPATTDWIPNYIERNDPEDIRYYPYMNGNFVFKHAVVRFQQVIQEALEKNSFQADDIDMLIPHQANLRISQYIQKQLNLSDDCVFNNIQKYGNTTAASIPLALSEALQEGKIRDGDLVCLAAFGSGFTWASALIRW, from the coding sequence ATGAAAAGTGCAAAAATCATAGGCATGGGGCACTATGTACCAGACCGCATAGTCACCAACCAACAACTAGAACCCCTCATGGATACCAACGACGCTTGGATTCAGGAGCGCACAGGCATAAAAGAAAGGCGACACATCGTGCCAGGTGGTGAAGACACCACCTCTACTATGGCAGCCAAAGCCTCCCGTATGGCGATCGAAAAAGCTGGTGTAGTAGTAGACGATATCGACTTTATTGTTTTTGCCACACTCAGTCCAGACTATTACTTCCCAGGCCCAGGGGTAATGCTACAAAAGCAACTTGGCTTCAAAAAAGAAATCGGAGCAATCGACATCAGAAATCAATGTTCGGGCTTTGTCTATGGCATCTCTGTAGCAGATCAATTCATCAAAACGGGCATGTATCAAACCGTACTTGTAGTAGGCAGTGAAGTACACAGTGGAGGCCTTGATATGACCACCCGAGGACGCGGTGTATCGGTCATCTTTGGAGATGGGGCTGGAGCAGCTATCTTGCAAGCCACAGACGAGGCGGGCAAGGGCATTTTATCTACCCACCTCCACTCCGAAGGGCAACATGCCGAAGAACTAGCATTGATAGGCCCCGCTACTACCGACTGGATACCCAACTATATCGAAAGAAATGACCCAGAAGACATCCGTTACTATCCATATATGAATGGCAACTTTGTTTTCAAACACGCTGTGGTACGATTTCAGCAAGTCATACAAGAAGCGCTAGAAAAAAACAGCTTTCAGGCAGATGATATTGACATGCTAATCCCCCACCAAGCCAACTTACGTATTAGTCAGTATATCCAAAAACAACTAAACCTCAGCGACGACTGCGTATTCAACAATATTCAGAAATACGGAAACACCACAGCAGCTTCTATACCTCTCGCGCTAAGCGAAGCCCTGCAAGAAGGAAAAATAAGGGATGGTGATTTGGTTTGTCTGGCGGCTTTTGGTAGTGGGTTTACTTGGGCTTCTGCACTTATCCGTTGGTAA
- a CDS encoding SOS response-associated peptidase: MIDRYTIYSDFNAINARFGLKGEEFTVPNYNAAPTQQLPIVTDAAKNKISFLFWGTNKEWSNNKSISPKLLTCDRDQLLSKTTLRSALEKHRCLIPANGFYLWKQYGKKRKTPHYFHNPSEPLISLPGIWEENEDMEGHVHYTFRIIEVPNYNNTPEFGTHMPGVLPIDLEKKWLDSYSTTEELMQILHNTDGTEKITYHSVSPLITNVSNNGEHLIKPQSSVDQLGNYTLFE; the protein is encoded by the coding sequence ATGATAGATAGGTACACGATATACTCGGATTTTAACGCCATCAATGCCAGATTCGGACTGAAAGGCGAGGAGTTTACGGTACCCAACTACAACGCCGCCCCTACCCAACAACTACCAATAGTGACCGATGCGGCAAAAAACAAAATTTCATTCCTATTCTGGGGCACTAATAAGGAGTGGTCTAACAACAAAAGTATTTCTCCTAAACTATTGACCTGCGATAGAGATCAGCTCCTTTCGAAGACTACTTTGAGGTCTGCCCTAGAAAAACATCGATGTTTGATTCCTGCGAATGGTTTTTACCTCTGGAAACAATACGGCAAGAAACGAAAAACACCACACTATTTTCACAACCCTTCTGAACCGCTCATTAGCTTACCAGGCATCTGGGAAGAAAACGAAGACATGGAAGGTCATGTGCACTATACGTTCAGAATTATCGAAGTGCCCAACTACAACAACACGCCAGAGTTTGGCACACACATGCCTGGCGTACTCCCAATTGACCTAGAAAAAAAATGGCTCGACAGCTATTCTACAACCGAAGAATTGATGCAAATTTTGCATAATACCGATGGGACAGAAAAGATCACTTACCACTCTGTATCTCCTTTAATCACCAATGTTTCAAACAATGGTGAACACTTGATTAAACCCCAATCTTCTGTAGACCAGCTGGGCAACTACACCTTGTTTGAATAA
- a CDS encoding YheT family hydrolase, giving the protein MPIISNSNYQRPKLLFNRHLETIIPGITRKVKNLPDYERVRIDTPDGDFLDLDWYKTNSNKLLILSHGLEGDSHRPYIEGMVKRFHREGWHVIAWNYRGCSGEMNNTPRFYHSGATQDLSTLVDHALTLDIPNITLGGFSLGGNLTLKYLGESKRDPRIKSAFAFSVPIDLKGCCHEIDKPHNFLYCKRFLKSLKIKGRAKNDKIPGSVNVDRLMQVENMYQFDNVVTAPLHGFDSADDYYAKCSAVNFIEGIEIPTLLVNALNDPFLSESCFDQTKFQTSKNVYFEMPKFGGHVGFSSSGREGTYWSEDRAFDFINQH; this is encoded by the coding sequence ATGCCGATAATATCTAATTCAAACTACCAGAGACCGAAACTGCTTTTTAATCGGCATCTCGAAACGATCATTCCTGGAATCACTAGAAAAGTAAAAAACCTGCCCGATTACGAGCGAGTTAGAATAGATACGCCTGATGGTGATTTTCTAGATTTGGATTGGTACAAAACCAACTCGAACAAACTTCTCATTTTATCGCACGGGCTAGAGGGAGATAGCCATAGACCTTATATAGAAGGCATGGTAAAGCGGTTTCACAGAGAAGGATGGCATGTGATCGCCTGGAATTACCGCGGATGTAGTGGAGAAATGAATAATACGCCTCGTTTTTATCATAGTGGGGCTACTCAAGATCTTTCTACTTTAGTAGATCATGCGTTAACCTTAGACATACCTAATATTACACTTGGTGGATTTAGCTTGGGAGGCAACCTGACTTTAAAATATTTGGGCGAGAGCAAACGAGACCCTAGGATCAAATCCGCTTTTGCATTTTCTGTACCTATCGACCTCAAAGGGTGTTGCCATGAAATAGATAAGCCTCACAATTTTTTATATTGCAAAAGATTTTTGAAATCATTGAAAATAAAAGGCAGAGCAAAAAATGACAAAATCCCAGGGTCGGTCAATGTGGATCGACTGATGCAAGTAGAAAACATGTACCAGTTTGACAATGTGGTAACGGCTCCATTACACGGATTCGACTCGGCTGATGATTATTATGCCAAATGCAGTGCCGTCAATTTTATCGAGGGCATAGAAATACCTACACTTTTAGTAAATGCACTAAACGATCCTTTTCTATCAGAATCTTGTTTTGATCAAACAAAATTCCAAACTTCGAAAAATGTTTATTTTGAGATGCCTAAATTTGGCGGCCATGTGGGTTTCTCTTCCAGCGGAAGAGAGGGTACTTATTGGTCGGAAGATCGGGCATTTGATTTCATCAACCAGCACTAG
- a CDS encoding pyruvate dehydrogenase complex dihydrolipoamide acetyltransferase, whose translation MAEVIKMPKMSDTMEEGVIASWLKKVGDEVKSGDILAEVETDKATMELESYDDGVLLHIGVEEKSAVPVDGVIAIIGEKGEKIDDLLASLSSGAPAPAAKEEAPAAAPAPAPASAEKIDTSGINAQVIKMPKMSDTMEEGVIAAWIKNVGDDVKSGDILAEVETDKATMELESYDDGVLLYKAVEAGNGVPVDGVIAIIGEKGADFETLLKAEAANAAAPVAEEKQEAAPAPAAAAPVAQSAPATNSNGRVIASPLAKSLAKEKGYDIAQIPGSGDGGRIIKRDVEAFVPAATPVAGGVVASGPVGVESYEDVPASQMRKAITKGLTNSQFGAPHFYLTMEIDMDKTIEARASINELAPVKISFNDIVIKAVAAALRKHPDVNTYWMSDTNSIRKNHHISVGVAMAIEDGLVVPVVKFADNKSLAQISAEVKEFGVKAKSKKLGLDEMQGNTFTVSNLGMFGIEQFTSIINAPESCILAVGAIKQVPVVKNGEIVPGNVMKVTLTCDHRTVDGAAGSAFLQTLKGFIEDPVRILI comes from the coding sequence ATGGCGGAAGTAATAAAGATGCCTAAGATGAGCGACACCATGGAAGAGGGTGTAATCGCGTCTTGGCTAAAAAAAGTAGGGGATGAAGTAAAATCAGGTGACATTCTGGCGGAGGTAGAAACCGACAAAGCCACCATGGAACTTGAGTCTTATGACGACGGAGTATTACTTCACATTGGTGTAGAAGAAAAATCTGCAGTTCCAGTTGATGGAGTTATTGCTATCATTGGAGAGAAGGGAGAGAAAATTGACGACTTGCTAGCAAGCTTGTCTAGCGGTGCACCTGCACCAGCTGCCAAAGAAGAAGCACCAGCAGCGGCTCCCGCTCCTGCTCCAGCAAGCGCAGAAAAAATAGACACCTCTGGAATCAACGCTCAGGTCATCAAAATGCCTAAGATGAGTGATACTATGGAAGAAGGCGTAATCGCCGCATGGATCAAAAATGTAGGCGACGACGTGAAGTCAGGAGATATCCTTGCAGAAGTAGAAACAGACAAAGCCACGATGGAGCTAGAGTCTTACGACGATGGTGTCCTACTATATAAAGCAGTAGAAGCTGGAAATGGTGTACCTGTAGATGGTGTGATTGCCATTATAGGTGAAAAAGGCGCCGATTTCGAAACCTTACTTAAAGCTGAAGCAGCTAATGCAGCCGCTCCAGTAGCAGAAGAAAAGCAAGAAGCAGCTCCTGCTCCTGCCGCTGCTGCTCCAGTAGCACAATCCGCTCCAGCTACCAATTCAAATGGTCGTGTCATCGCGAGCCCATTGGCGAAAAGCCTAGCCAAAGAGAAAGGATATGACATTGCGCAAATCCCAGGATCAGGCGATGGAGGAAGAATTATAAAGAGAGATGTAGAAGCATTCGTGCCAGCAGCCACACCAGTCGCAGGTGGCGTAGTCGCTTCAGGCCCTGTGGGCGTAGAAAGCTACGAAGATGTGCCAGCTTCTCAGATGAGAAAAGCGATAACGAAAGGGTTGACTAATAGCCAGTTTGGAGCTCCTCACTTCTATTTGACCATGGAAATAGACATGGACAAGACGATCGAAGCAAGAGCAAGCATCAACGAACTGGCACCAGTTAAGATTTCTTTCAATGATATTGTAATCAAAGCAGTAGCAGCTGCATTGAGAAAGCACCCAGATGTGAATACTTATTGGATGAGCGATACCAATTCGATTAGAAAGAATCATCATATCAGTGTAGGAGTAGCCATGGCTATCGAAGATGGACTAGTTGTGCCTGTAGTGAAGTTTGCTGATAACAAGTCACTAGCACAAATTTCTGCTGAGGTGAAAGAATTTGGTGTGAAAGCCAAATCTAAAAAACTTGGATTGGATGAAATGCAAGGCAATACGTTCACTGTATCAAACTTGGGTATGTTTGGGATTGAGCAGTTTACTTCGATCATCAATGCGCCAGAATCTTGTATTCTAGCGGTGGGTGCTATCAAACAAGTACCTGTCGTGAAAAATGGAGAAATTGTACCAGGCAACGTAATGAAAGTGACACTGACCTGCGACCACAGAACGGTGGACGGAGCAGCAGGTTCTGCTTTCTTGCAGACGCTGAAAGGCTTCATAGAGGACCCAGTTAGAATCCTCATCTAA
- the hslV gene encoding ATP-dependent protease subunit HslV, with protein MSKFPKIRSTTVCAIKHNGQVAIGADGQATLGNTVAKSNVKKIRKLQEGKIVTGFAGSTADAFTLLERMDEKLNSFGGNMKRAAIELAKDWRTDRYLRKLEAMLIVADKDEILVVSGTGDVLEPDNDIAVIGSGSMYAQSAALALKKHAGDKLTAEEMVRESLSIAADICIYTNHNLVIEKVGK; from the coding sequence ATGTCGAAATTCCCGAAGATCAGATCTACTACAGTCTGCGCGATCAAACACAATGGACAAGTAGCCATTGGTGCCGATGGCCAAGCCACACTAGGCAATACGGTTGCAAAAAGCAACGTGAAAAAAATTAGAAAACTCCAAGAGGGTAAAATTGTAACAGGTTTTGCAGGTTCAACCGCCGATGCTTTTACACTCTTGGAACGTATGGATGAGAAACTAAACTCCTTTGGGGGCAATATGAAGCGGGCAGCGATAGAATTGGCCAAAGATTGGCGAACGGATCGTTACCTGCGAAAACTCGAAGCCATGCTTATCGTAGCGGACAAGGATGAAATTTTAGTGGTTTCAGGCACTGGAGATGTACTTGAGCCAGATAATGACATTGCTGTGATAGGGTCGGGTAGCATGTATGCTCAATCAGCTGCATTAGCATTGAAAAAGCATGCAGGAGATAAGCTAACTGCTGAAGAAATGGTACGAGAAAGTTTAAGTATCGCTGCCGATATTTGTATCTATACCAATCACAATCTGGTTATCGAAAAGGTAGGGAAATAA
- the gcvT gene encoding glycine cleavage system aminomethyltransferase GcvT, whose protein sequence is MNAKKITLNDLHESLGGKMVPFAGYNMPVRYSSDKEEHNQVRESVGVFDVSHMGEFLLEGPQALDLIQRISSNDASKLVDGQAQYSCLPNEEGGIVDDLIIYRMAAEKYFLVVNASNIEKDWDWITKFNTEGVKMTNLSDEYSLFAVQGPNAIAALQKLTEVNLSEIKFYTFVEDKLAGIDDVIISATGYTGAGGFELYIKNKDAEAVWKKVFEAGAEFGILPIGLGARDTLRLEMGYCLYGNDITDTTSPLEAGLGWVTKFSKKFTNSENLAKQKEEGVSRRLVGFVMVDKGIPRGHYEIVDADGNAIGEVTSGTMSPSMGVGIGLGYVKVGHHQADSEIYIQVRNKSLKAVVTKLPLYKK, encoded by the coding sequence ATGAATGCCAAAAAAATAACCCTTAATGACCTGCACGAATCCCTAGGGGGAAAGATGGTGCCCTTCGCTGGATACAATATGCCAGTACGATACAGCTCAGACAAAGAAGAACATAACCAAGTACGTGAAAGTGTAGGAGTGTTTGATGTCTCTCACATGGGCGAATTTCTCCTCGAAGGTCCTCAGGCACTGGACTTGATCCAACGAATAAGTAGCAATGACGCTTCAAAATTGGTGGATGGTCAAGCTCAGTATTCTTGTTTGCCAAACGAAGAGGGTGGAATTGTCGATGATTTGATTATCTATCGTATGGCTGCTGAAAAGTATTTTTTGGTAGTGAATGCTTCTAATATTGAAAAGGATTGGGATTGGATAACTAAATTCAATACCGAAGGCGTGAAGATGACCAATCTTTCGGATGAGTATTCTTTGTTTGCCGTACAAGGCCCGAATGCAATAGCTGCTTTACAAAAACTAACCGAAGTTAATCTCTCAGAGATCAAATTTTATACGTTTGTCGAGGATAAATTGGCTGGTATAGACGATGTAATCATCTCCGCAACAGGTTATACGGGAGCAGGAGGGTTCGAATTATACATCAAAAACAAAGATGCAGAAGCTGTCTGGAAAAAAGTATTCGAAGCAGGAGCCGAATTTGGTATCCTACCAATAGGGTTAGGGGCTAGAGATACTTTGAGATTAGAAATGGGGTATTGCCTATATGGCAATGACATTACTGATACGACCTCTCCGCTTGAAGCTGGCCTAGGCTGGGTAACCAAATTTTCCAAAAAATTCACTAATTCAGAAAATCTCGCGAAGCAAAAGGAGGAAGGAGTTTCTCGCAGACTCGTAGGATTTGTTATGGTCGACAAGGGTATTCCTAGAGGGCATTATGAAATCGTCGATGCTGATGGAAACGCGATCGGAGAAGTTACTTCTGGCACTATGTCTCCATCTATGGGGGTGGGTATTGGCTTGGGCTACGTGAAAGTAGGTCATCATCAAGCAGATTCAGAAATTTATATCCAAGTTCGAAATAAGTCACTAAAGGCCGTTGTGACCAAATTGCCACTTTATAAAAAATAA
- a CDS encoding 2-phosphosulfolactate phosphatase, translated as MKRNIDVCLSPELIHLYDLEGKIVVVVDILRATSVMVTAMAHGAKEIIPVATLDEAKSYLDQGYLCAAERGGAQVEGFPLDNSPFSYMNEEIKGQPIVITTTNGTLAITKSTSADQVLVGAFINIQAVADYIVRQGKDVIVHCAGWKGKTNMEDTLFAGALVELLCESHDLACDTAHLSLKYYQSVKDNLFEAVKNSAHAKRLNKLDVIKDIEFCVGQSIYDLVPVLEGDKLVAVK; from the coding sequence TTGAAAAGGAACATAGACGTTTGTTTGTCTCCTGAATTGATCCATTTGTATGATCTTGAAGGAAAAATAGTAGTAGTAGTAGATATATTGAGAGCTACCTCCGTGATGGTTACGGCCATGGCGCATGGTGCCAAAGAAATCATACCAGTAGCTACACTAGACGAGGCAAAGTCTTATTTGGATCAAGGATATTTGTGTGCTGCCGAGCGAGGCGGCGCGCAAGTAGAGGGTTTCCCGTTGGACAATTCTCCTTTTAGTTATATGAATGAAGAGATCAAAGGGCAACCGATAGTGATTACAACGACCAATGGCACCTTGGCAATCACTAAATCTACTTCGGCTGATCAAGTGCTGGTAGGCGCTTTTATCAATATACAAGCAGTGGCAGATTATATCGTTCGTCAGGGCAAAGACGTGATCGTGCACTGTGCTGGCTGGAAGGGTAAAACCAATATGGAAGACACTCTTTTTGCAGGGGCATTAGTAGAACTGCTGTGCGAATCTCATGATTTGGCATGTGATACAGCACACCTTTCTCTCAAGTACTATCAGTCAGTAAAAGACAATTTGTTTGAGGCGGTAAAAAATTCGGCTCATGCAAAAAGATTAAACAAACTCGATGTGATCAAAGACATTGAGTTTTGTGTCGGTCAAAGTATCTATGACCTTGTGCCTGTTTTGGAAGGGGATAAGTTGGTTGCTGTTAAGTAG
- a CDS encoding DUF4407 domain-containing protein, protein MKKIERFFCYCAGASQSMLNRCPTDTSKFVGIGASVFFTGLLAAISSAYALYFVFDHLLLSISFGLIWGLMIFNLDRFIVLSIRKSTGRTYLQAIPRLLLASLIALVISKPLELKIFEKEISTELTLIKQELIAKHEQVVNARFSTSLDSLNQILQALDLSITTKTAERNQLLDLARQEADGTGGSGKVNPGPIYQIKKANADLAQKELDELKSSNKVTRGNILAQVHSLEKNRQEALSHLEIGEINGISFQLTALNRLGEKYDTIYYANIFIIMLFLMLETAPILAKILSPRGPYDDLLTIHEKHFENYRKEKIYKGNQRLAKHLSPQAT, encoded by the coding sequence ATGAAAAAAATCGAACGGTTTTTTTGTTATTGCGCTGGCGCATCCCAATCTATGCTCAATAGATGCCCTACCGATACTAGTAAATTTGTCGGCATCGGTGCTAGCGTATTTTTCACGGGTTTGCTAGCAGCTATTTCTTCGGCCTACGCACTCTATTTTGTATTTGACCACCTTTTACTTTCCATCTCATTTGGACTTATATGGGGGTTAATGATTTTTAACCTGGATCGATTTATTGTACTCAGCATACGAAAATCAACTGGGCGCACCTATCTCCAAGCCATTCCTCGTTTATTGCTTGCTAGCCTTATCGCTTTGGTCATTTCCAAACCATTAGAATTGAAAATATTCGAAAAGGAAATTTCAACAGAGTTGACATTGATCAAACAAGAATTGATCGCTAAGCATGAACAGGTAGTGAATGCTCGGTTCTCCACATCACTGGACTCATTGAATCAAATACTACAAGCTCTAGATCTATCCATCACAACTAAAACGGCTGAAAGGAATCAATTGCTAGACCTTGCTCGACAAGAAGCCGATGGCACTGGTGGGTCTGGAAAAGTAAACCCTGGCCCAATCTATCAAATCAAAAAGGCCAATGCAGATTTGGCTCAAAAAGAACTGGACGAATTAAAATCATCGAATAAAGTAACTAGGGGAAATATCTTAGCTCAGGTTCATTCACTTGAAAAAAACAGACAAGAAGCTCTGAGTCACTTAGAAATAGGCGAGATCAACGGCATTTCATTTCAGCTGACTGCACTGAATCGACTTGGAGAAAAATATGATACGATTTACTATGCCAATATTTTCATTATTATGCTTTTCCTTATGCTAGAAACAGCTCCTATCTTGGCAAAGATACTTTCTCCCAGAGGCCCTTATGACGATCTCCTCACAATCCATGAAAAGCATTTTGAAAATTACAGAAAAGAAAAAATTTATAAAGGAAACCAACGGCTAGCAAAACACTTGAGTCCTCAGGCTACTTAA
- a CDS encoding DUF4783 domain-containing protein, whose amino-acid sequence MKKSLLVVVALLLGFASYGQTTTENVKLALNAGSAKELIKYFNDVTELKIDDTGANYSRIQAESVLKEFFQQNQVENFDYIHKGASPEGLKYNIGMYNAKSGAFRVVVLLKEVKGEYVVDTMNFNKE is encoded by the coding sequence ATGAAAAAGTCTCTTCTTGTTGTTGTTGCATTGCTTTTGGGCTTTGCATCTTACGGACAAACAACAACTGAAAATGTTAAGCTTGCCTTGAATGCTGGAAGTGCCAAAGAACTAATCAAGTATTTCAATGATGTAACGGAGCTTAAGATCGACGATACAGGAGCTAATTACAGTAGAATACAAGCCGAGTCAGTTTTGAAAGAGTTTTTTCAGCAAAACCAAGTTGAAAATTTTGACTACATACACAAAGGAGCTTCACCAGAAGGTCTTAAGTATAATATCGGGATGTACAACGCCAAATCAGGAGCCTTCAGGGTAGTTGTTTTATTAAAAGAAGTAAAAGGCGAGTACGTAGTAGATACAATGAATTTCAATAAAGAATAA